CCAATACTTTTTATGTTTAGCTGTTGGTTATTACAATCAAATTTGATAGTTCTACCATGATTTCCTAGAACATCTTCTGCAATTATTGGTATATTTAAGGATTTAAGCTTTTCTTTAACCGCTATTACATTTCGTTTCCCTATATTTAAGCTTTCTGTATTAAGCGAAACGCTGAACATTTGAGCTCCTCCAGCTATTTTTGCTTTAAGAGATGTTTTGGATACCTTTAGCTTTAATAGTTCATCCATCATTAAATCTATGCAGGTGTCAGCAAACTTCATTTTATTAGAATTATTCTTTATTTCCAAGCTGGAAGGCAACATTATATGAGCCATTCCAGCTATTTTTTTTGAGGAATCATATATAATGACTCCAACACAAGATCCTAATCCTAATGTTATTAAAACTTCTTCTCCCGAAGCAACTTTGTAGTCTGCCATGCCTACTTTAATATTTTTATCCATTCCCTAGCACCCCTAAGCTTCTAAATAAGGTGTCAAACGATGTCAAGTCTGGCATAAAGAAGAAGTAGCATTTAATTTTTTCATCATCAATTTCTAGCTTGTTTTCAATTAATATTAACTTATCACTTTCAAGTCCATATTCCACAGCAGGTACACTTAGAATTGAACTCACCATATCGATATTAACTGCTGGAACTGAAATATTTATATTTAGTGATGTCATCATTGATATTGATGTCACATATCCACTAGACATTATATTGCCAAGCTCTTGAATAACTGATGACTCTATTTCATTATAAATATCACTCTCTGGTTTTTTTCCAAAAAGTATTCTAACTAGGTTATCAGAAGATGCTTTATCTAGTAATGTTAGAATTGTTCCATTAATATCTCCGTTGAAGTTAATATACACACCAACTGTTATTTCTTCTTCATCTTCAAAAATTTCCACAACTTTTTCAGTTTCAATTACTTCAATATTTGGAACTTCCATGTTAACTGATTTATTTATCATCTTTGAAAGTGAAGTCGCTGCATTCCCCGAGCCTATATTCCCTATTTCCTTTAAAACATCTAAATATAAGCCGTTAATATTATCCATACTAAAATCCATAATATTCTCCCAACTAAGATGTAAGTTTTAATGTTCCAATATCTTATCTACATCTAACAATATTATCATTTGATTTTCTACTTTCCCTATACCTTTTACGAATGTATCTGACAAGTTCTCTTCAAAAGTTCCATAACTAATAGATGACGGAGGTATATCTTTTACTTCAGAAGCTGAATCCACAATATACCCTATCATTAGGTCTTGTTTTTTATTAACTATTATTCTTGTCTCAGAATCGTAGTCTTTACCTGGAAGACCAAGCCTGTCTCTCAAATCAATAATTGGAACAATTTCACCTCTAAGGTTAATTACACCTTTTATATAGTTTTGAGTTTTAGGGACTCTAGTTATTTCCATTATTCGCTCAATGGTTTCTACATTTTCAATTTTGATACCATAGTATTCATCTGCTAATCTAAAAATAACAAATTGATTATCATTCATAAACCTTTCACCTCCTTAAATTAAAACAGTGAATTTGTATCTATAATCAGTGCTACTCCACCATTACCAAGAATAGTAGCTCCAGCTATTTCTTTTACAAAGTTCAAGTATCTTCCAAGAGATTTTATAACTATTTCTTGCTGCCCAATCAATGAATCAATGATAAGGCCTATTTCTTTGTCACCTTTTTTTACAATAACAACTGTTGCTTCACCTTGAGTTCTCTTTTGTTCTTTGCAATCTAGTACTTCAGAAAGTCTTAATAGAGGCAATGGATTATATCTATAAAGTATAACCTCTTTTTGTTCTATTAGTCTAATTTCCTCAATGTTTATGTCTGTTATTTCTTTTATGTTATTAAGAGGAATCGCATACTTTTCTTCACCTACTATTACAAGTAAAGCTTGAATTATAGCAAGGGTAAGCGGAAGTCTGATTATGAATCTTGAACCTTTATCTTTTTCTGTCTCAATTTCTACATTTCCTCCGAGAGCTTCGATTTTAGTTAGAACAACATCCAATCCAACTCCACGTCCAGATATATCAGATACTTTATCAGCTGTACTAAAGCCAGGTGCAAATATAAGCTCTGCAGCTTTGTTGGCATCCATTTCTCTCGCTTGTTCAGTTGTTATTAATCCCTTGTCTATGGCTTTTTGCTTAACCTTTTCAACATTAATTCCTGCCCCATCATCTGATACTTCAATAACAACAGTGTTTCCATCAGGATATGCATTAAGATTAACTCTACCTTT
This is a stretch of genomic DNA from Acetoanaerobium sticklandii. It encodes these proteins:
- a CDS encoding chemotaxis protein CheD, with the translated sequence MDKNIKVGMADYKVASGEEVLITLGLGSCVGVIIYDSSKKIAGMAHIMLPSSLEIKNNSNKMKFADTCIDLMMDELLKLKVSKTSLKAKIAGGAQMFSVSLNTESLNIGKRNVIAVKEKLKSLNIPIIAEDVLGNHGRTIKFDCNNQQLNIKSIGKGEHII
- a CDS encoding chemotaxis protein CheC produces the protein MDFSMDNINGLYLDVLKEIGNIGSGNAATSLSKMINKSVNMEVPNIEVIETEKVVEIFEDEEEITVGVYINFNGDINGTILTLLDKASSDNLVRILFGKKPESDIYNEIESSVIQELGNIMSSGYVTSISMMTSLNINISVPAVNIDMVSSILSVPAVEYGLESDKLILIENKLEIDDEKIKCYFFFMPDLTSFDTLFRSLGVLGNG
- a CDS encoding chemotaxis protein CheW, with amino-acid sequence MNDNQFVIFRLADEYYGIKIENVETIERIMEITRVPKTQNYIKGVINLRGEIVPIIDLRDRLGLPGKDYDSETRIIVNKKQDLMIGYIVDSASEVKDIPPSSISYGTFEENLSDTFVKGIGKVENQMIILLDVDKILEH